GGGCGGCGAGGAGTGGTCGATGACGACCCAGGAGACGCCGCGGACCTTCGTCGAGATCGACAGCGAAGGCATGGCCCGGGTGGCCTCGCTCGAAACCGAACGGGTTCTCGACCTGCGGGAGTGCTGGACCGACGGCGCGGCGCTCTGTTTCAAAGCCGACGGACTCGGTGGAACCAAACGACTCCCCCTCGATCGGCTTCGCTGACGCCGACCCGCAAACTGTTTTCTCGACCCGCTTCAACTGTGGCGCATGCACGTGGTCGTCAACGCCGCGATGAGTGCCGACGGCAAGCTCTCGACGCGCGAACGCGAACAGATCGCTATCAGCGGCCCCGACGACTTCGAGCGCGTCGATTCGCTCCGGGCCGACAGCGACGCCGTCATGGTCGGCGTCGGCACTGTCCTCGCTGACGATCCCTCGCTGACCGTCGACTCGGCGACTCGGATCGAGGCTCGTACTGACCAGGGAAAGCCACCACAGCCGGCCCGGATCGTCGCCGATTCCTCGCTCCGGACCCCCCTCGACGCTCGGATCCTCGACGACGCGGCCGAGACGATCCTGCTGGTCAGCGACGCGGTCGCCGACTCGCGGGTATCCGCGCTCGAGGACGACGGCGTGACCGTCGTCACGGCAGGCGATGGTCGCGTCGACCTCCGAGCAGCGTTCGCCGAACTCGAAGCGATGGGTCTCGACCAGGTGATGGTCGAAGGTGGCGGCGAACTCATCTTCTCGCTGTTCGAGGCCGACCTCCTCGACGAGCTCTCGGTGTTCGTCGGTTCGGTGGTCATCGGCGGTCGCGACGCCCCGACCCTCGCCGACGGCGACGGATTCGTCGCTGACTTTTCCCGACTCGAGCTCCGGACCGTCGAGCGACTGGACGACGGCGTCCTGCTGCGCTACGACGTCCAGTAAACTGGCGTTTTTGCCGACCCGATGCTAAACAGTGGGTATGACTGTCCTCGTCCTCGGCGACCAACTCACGGCCACGCGCGGGCCACTTTCCCGACGGCCCGACGACCGCGTCCTCATGATCGAGGCCACGGAATTCGCGCGCCGGCACCCCTACCATCCGCACAAGCTCACGCTCGTCTTCAGCGCCATGCGTCACTTCCGGGACGACCTTCGTGCCCGTGGTCGATCGGTCGACTACCGACAGGTCGAAACCTTCGCGGACGGCATCGACGCGCATCTCCGGGAGCATCCAGGCGACGAACTGGTCGTCATGCGACCCCCGAGCTATCGGGGCGGCAATCGACTTCGTGATCTCGTCGACGAGCACGACGGTTCACTCGACGTCGTCCAGAACGACCTGTTTCTCTGCTCGTCCGAGTCCTTCGACGAGTGGGCCGGCGATCGTTCGAGCTACCGCCACGAGGACTTCTACCGCTTCGTGCGTCGCGAGACTGGCTACCTGATGGAAGGCGGCGACCCCGTCGGCGGCCAGTGGAACTACGACGACCAGAACCGCGAGACGCCACCCGACGGATACGAACCACCAGAGCCGCCCGCCTTCGAACCCGACGAGACGACTCGTGAAGTAGTCGAGTGGGTCACTGAGACCTTCGCTGGGGAGTACGACGAACCTCCTTACGGCGGAGACTGGGCCGACCCCGAGCCGTTCCGCTGGCCGGTCACCCAGGAACAGGCCCGGGCGGTGCTCGACCACTTCGTGACCGAACGCCTGGACGACTTCGGTCCCTACCAGGACGCGATGCGCACCGACTCGTGGGCCATGCACCACTCGCTACTGTCAGCCGCGCTCAATCTCGGAGTCATCCACCCACGCAGGATACTCGATCGGGTGACGAACGCTGCAGAGGAGCGAGACGTGCCGCTGAACAGCGTCGAAGGATTCGTTCGGCAGGTACTGGGCTGGCGGGAGTTCATGCGCCACGTCTACCGCCGGGAGATGCCCGATCTCGCGAGTGCGAACCAACTCGACCAGACCGAGCCCCTTCCCGAGTTGTTCTGGACCGGCGAAACCGATATGGCCTGCCTGAGCGACGTCGTCGACGGCGTCCGCGAGCGCGGCTACTCCCATCACATCGAGCGGCTGATGATCCTCTCGAACTTCGCGACGCTGCTAGGGGTCGAACCACAGGCGCTCAACCGCTGGTTTCACGCCGCCTACGTCGACGCCTACCACTGGGTGACGACCCCGAACGTCGTCGGCATGGGCACCTTTGGCTCGGCCGTCCTCTCGACCAAGCCCTACGTCTCCTCGGCCAACTACGTCGATACAATGAGTGACTATTGCAACGACTGCCACTTCTACAAGACCAAGGCCACGGGCGAGCGCGCCTGTCCCTTTAATTCGCTGTACTGGGACTTTCTCGATCGAAACGCCGACAAGCTCCGAAACAACCATCGGATGAACCTCGTCTACAGCCACCTCGACGACAAAGACGAGGCGGAAATCGAGACGATTCGAGATCGGGCCGCGTCACTCCGGGAACGCGCCCGCCGAGGCGATCTCTGACGGCCAGTACTGTTTTGGCGTCGCATTACTAACGCTGCGTATGGATTCAGAACAGCCCGAAACAGACGCTGAAACTGTTCGATACGTCTTCGGTGCGGGCTTCGTCTTCGGTGTGGTCACCGCGACGCTCGTGCTCGCGGGCGTGATGGCTGCTGCGACCGGATCGAGCGCGCTCGACCTGCTCGCAGCGCCGTTGATGCTCTCGGTCGGGGCCGCGATCGTTGTCGCTGCCGTCGTCGGCTCGGCGCTGTTCTTGCTCGCGTTCCCCGAGAACAGAGTCCGCGTCCCCGTCGTCCGCGGCGACCTCACCGACGAACGCGAGTAATCCGCGCTCCGAGGGCTGTGAGTGATCCGAACTGGATCGCCCCGTTTTTGTAGACTCCTCCCGAGGATTCGCCCGATGACCAGTTTCGACCCCGAGAAGTTCGAGGACAAGTACGAACACTACTTCACCGAACTCCAGCAGGCGTACAAGCAGGCGTTCGACGCCATGTCCGACCGCCACAGCTCCGATCTCGTCCACGGTGTCGACCAGCGCGTCCTCGCCGAGAGCGAACCCTTCTACGAGGGCGACGGCCAGTTCCGCGTCGAGCTGCCCGAGGACGCCGTCGCACGCCTCACTGGGGAGTTCCCGCTCTCGGACGCCGAACTCCAGGAAGTCTACGACGAGTACACCGACGAGATCGAACGCCAGTTGCGGTCGGTGTTCGATCTCGAATAGCGATCTGTCGGACGCCCACCCCGATATTAGGCGAACCAAAGGTTGAAACGACCTCCACACCTACCCCCTTTCATGAGCACTGAGAGTGAAGACGGCACGAGCGACCTCGAAGACCGCATCGCGAACTTCCTGCGCCGGAACTTCCCACAGATCCAGATGCACGGCGGCAACGCCGCGATCCAGGAACTCGATCCCGAGAAGGGCGAAGTCACGATCGCGCTGGGCGGCGCCTGCAGCGGCTGTGGCATCTCGCCGATGACTATTCAGGCCATCAAGACGCGCATGACCAAGGAGATCCCCGAGATCGACACCGTCCACGCCAACACCGGCGGTGGCGGCGGCATGGGTGCAGGCGCGGATAGCCCGTCTGTTCCCGGCGAGTCCCGCGGCGGCAGCATCGGCGGCGAGGACGACGAAGGCCCCCAGGCCCCGTTCTAAATTTTGCGGATATCCCGCGCGTCTTCCCACGCCCGAACGAGCGACGTGAGTGTCTCGTTGACGGGCACTGGTTCGGAGGCACGATCGACGACAGCGCCGTTGATCGCGTCAATCTCGGTTCGACGCCCCTGCTGGAGGTCCTGATACATCGATGATTCGTTGTCAGCGGTCGAGGCAGCCACCGACTGGACGGCAGCGACGGCATCGTCGTCGGTGAGGTCGATCTCGGCCGCCCGAGCGACTCGCGCAGTCTCACGGGCTGCGGCTGTCGCCACATCCCGCGCCGGCCCGGCAGCCAGTGCACCGTTTTCGATCCGAGCCAGCGCCGTCGTGGCGTTGATACCGGCGTTGACGGCCAGTTTCTCCCAGAGCCGTCGCGGCATGTCGCTCGCGACTGTCGCCTCGATTCCGGCTTGCTCGAACGCGGCGCCGACCCGGTCTGCAGTAGGCGAGTGACTACCATCACGGGCGCCCAGCACGACCTCGCCGAGACCGGTACACCGGACGACTCCCGGTTCCGTGAGCAACGCGCCGTAGGTGCACGTCCCCGCGAGGACCGTCGAATCGAGCGTTTGTGCGAGCGTCTGTTCGTTTCCGAGGCCGTTCTGGACTGTGAGGACGATTTCGGGTTCGCACGCCTGCAACGCTCGGGCGGCCTCTGCGGTGTCGTAGCTCTTGACCGTAACGAGCGCGAGGTCGACACTCGATAGATCGGCCGGAATCTCGGTCGCAGCGTCTGGAGTGGCAGTCTCGCGAATCTCACCCTCGATCGAGAGCCCGTGTTCACGGACCGTCGAGACGTGCGGGTCGCGTCCGACGAGCGTGACGTCGTCGGTCCGCGCGAGGAGACCACCGAGCAAACTACCGAGACTGCCAGCGCCGAAGACGACGACCGTCATTCAATCCTGGAGGTGGTAATAGATGTCTTCCTGGGGCGCACCGCAGTCCGGGCAGCCGTCCTCTGGCAGTTCCTCGATGTCGCCGATCGCCCCACATTCGTAACAGCGCCAGGTCAACTCAGCCTCGCCGGCGATACCAGAGGATATGTGCTCTCCCGAGAGTGCAGTGATCCCCTGGTCGGTGCTCACGAAGAAGCCGTGTTCGTCGAACCCTCGGACCGTTCCGAGGCGGTTGCCCTTCTGGTCGTATATTTCCGTACCGAAAGTCACGTCGACGTCCGTCTCTGCGGAGCGATCCATATCCCAACTACCGCGGGAGCGCTGTTAAAGTTAGGTGGCCAAATCGGCGCGCAGACGGATGCAAACGTTTTTTGTCGACTGTCGACAGTGATAGAAGCAATGGCAACACGGCCGCAAGTGTTGTTCGTCCGGAATCCGGACGGGGGTGGACATCTGGCTGCCGCGCTGAAAGACGCCGGGCTGGACGTCGTCACCGCCGAGAGCGCACGCTCGGCAGCGACGACACTCGAAGCACGAACGCCACAGTGTGTCGTCAGTCAGTACGCTGTGCCGCCCGAGTCAGGCACGGAGACAGACGGTGGCGCCACCGTCCGCGAGGCCGTCACCTCGATCGATCCCGACCTCCCGTTCATCCTGGTCTCGGACATCGAACACTACGACGACGCACGTGAACAGTTCGACGAGGACATCTTCGGATACGTCCCGTTACGCGAGGACACCGACACAGTCAAACTCCTGTTACGGCAGATCCAGTCGGCGATCTCCCAGCTTCCCGCTCGCCGCCGCGCCGCGATGCAGGCTCAGATCAACGAGGTCATCCGACAGGTCAACGGGACGCTCGTTCGCGCCCGCGACCGCGAGGAGATCGAGCAGTCGGTCGTCGACGTCCTCACCCAGTCTCATCGCTATCGCTGGGCCTGTCTGGCGAGTGTTGACACCCAGGCCGGGACCGCAGCCCCGCGAACGGGGGGTCGCGGCGGTGCTGACGAGGGCTGGCGCGACCGCGACCGCGAGCGTGCGCTAACGATCGCCCACCAGCAACCGCTCGTCGAGGCCAAAGAGGAGGGCGAGACCGTTGTCTCTCGACTCACGACCGAACGCACCCTCCCTGGCGAGGATGCCGGGACAGTCACCCAGATGGAGTCGGTGTTCGCGGTCCCGCTTGATTACGAGGGGAGCCACTACGGCGTGTTGGCAGTCTACTCGAATCGCGCCAGTGCCTTCCAGACCGACGAACGCCGGGCTTTGCGCGAGGCCGCTCGCAACGTCGCGCTCGCGATCCACGCCGCCGAAGCCCGCGTCGAACTGCGCGAGCGGACCCGAGCACTGAAACGCCAGCACGACCGGCTGGAGGAGTTCGCCCGCGTGATCTCTCACGAGCTGCGCCATCCCCTCCAGGTCGCGATGGGGCGATTAGAGATTGTCGAGGACGTGGCCAACGGCGAGGATCTGCTGTTCGATCAGATCGACACGATCGAGCGCAACCACACCCAGATGGAGCAACTGATCGACGATCTGGTGGCGCTGGCCCGCGAGAACGCCCGTCAGCACGAATCCGAACCGACGAGTCTCCCCGTCACTGCTCGGCGCGCGGCCGGGATGGTCGACGGGCCGGGACCGACGTTGCGGATCGACACCGAGGCGTTCGTCGACGCCGATCCCGAACGACTGCGACATCTCTTCGAAGTCGTCTTCGAGTTCGCGGTCGATAGAGCCGGCGACACGGCGACCCTCGGCGTCGAACGCCTCGACAGCGACGCCGGCTTCGCGGTCGTCTCGACCGACGACGCCCTCCCCGACGCCGACCCCGAAGAGCTGTTCCAGATGCACCCCGAGCCCAGCGATGCGCGCCGCATCTCGATGCGGATCATCATGAATATCATCGAGTCACACGACTGGTCGTTCGACGTCGAGTCACGCGGCGAAGAGACCCGATTCGTCTTCACCAACGTCGAGTTCATCTGAGCGTTCGCACCAGACCCTCCGTCTCTGATCGCAACGTACTCCCGTCCGCTATCCTAACGCGTATCCAATGCAGACGACGATTCGCCGTCGACTCCCACTGGTCACCGGACTGTTGACTGTCGTCTCGCTCGTGGCTGTCGTCGCGGCTGTCAGGCAAGCGATCCCGGACGCGCTCCTGCCGCCGGTCCCACATTCGATCCTCGCTGCGATCCCACACCTCAACGCCCTTCTCAGTGCAGCGGCCATCGTCACGATCATCGCTGGTTGGCGATCGATCCAGGCTGACGACGTCGACCGACATCGACGGCTGATGCTCACGAGCCTGGGTCTCTTTCTGGGCTTTCTCGCGCTGTATCTGCTCCGGGTCGCGATCGAAGGGCCGACATCCTTCGGGGGTCCCGAGTGGCTGAAACTCTGGGTCTACTACCCGATTCTTGGGGTTCACATGCTGCTCGCGATCGTCTGTATCCCACTGGTCTACCACGTCCTCCTGCTGGGGTTGACCCACGCTCCTGCCGAGCTTTCTGAGACCCTGCACCCGCGGCTCGGACGGATCGCGGCGACGCTGTGGCTGATCTCGTTCTCGCTGGGGATCGTCGTCTACCTCATGCTGTACGTTCTGCCACTGTGAGAAGAGAAAACCGATTCAGTCGTCGGCCGGCGACGGTTCGATCGTCGGTCGATTGACCTCACGATCTGTCGCCTCGTCCTCGATATCGTAGGGATACTCGCCAGTGACACAGCCGAGACAGAGGTCGCCCCGGGTGCTGTCGAGCGCGTCCGCGATCGCGTCGATCGACAGGTACGACAGGCTGTCGGCCTTGATCTCCTCGCGGATCTCTTCGATCGACTTGTCGGCGGCGATCAACTCCTCGCGCGAAGCCATGTCGATCCCCATGTAACAGGGGGCGATGATCGGTGGCGCACCGATCCGAACGTGGACCTCCTCTGCACCGGCGTCGCGCATCAGTTGAACGAGCTGGGTCGAAGTCGTCCCGCGGACGATCGAGTCGTCGATCAGCGTGACGCTTTTGCCTTCGACAGTGTTCTTGATCGGGTTGAGCTTCAGCCGGACCGCGCGTTCGCGCTCGTCCTGGGTCGGCATGATGAACGTTCGCCCGACGTAGCGGTTCTTCATCAAGCCCTCTGCGAAGTCGACGTCCGCGCCGGCGTCCTGTGCCGCGTCGGCGTACCCCGAGGCAAATGCCCGGCCTGAGTCCGGGACGGGGAGGACGACGTCGGTGTCGATACCGTTCTCCTCGTAGAGTTTGCGTCCGAGTTCGCGCCGGACGTCGTAGACGAGCTTCTCGTCGATGTTCGAGTCCGGGCGCGCGAAGTAGACGTGCTCGAAGAAACAGTGGGCCGTCGAGTCAGCGTCGACGAGCTGGTAGGTGTCGTAGCCTGTTCCGTCGGGATGCAGCACGACCAGTTCGCCCGGTTGGACGTCCCGCACGAGTTCGCCGTCGAGCGTGTCGATGGCGGCCGATTCTGATGCGAGGACGTAGCCGTCGCCCAGGTCGCCGATACACAGCGGACGATTGCCCTGGGGGTCTCGAACGCCGAGGACGGTGTCGTCGTGCATGATCGTCAGCGAGTAGGACCCGTGGATTCGGTTCATCGTGCGCTTGACCGCACGGACGAGATCGGATTCGAGCAGGTTCCGGGCGAGATCGTGTGCGATGACCTCGGTGTCGCCGTCGGACGTGAAGGCGTGACCCAGATCGGCCAGTTCCGAACGAATATCCGGTGTATTGACGAGGTTACCGTTGTGGCTCAGCCCGAGCGATCCGGACTTGAACGACACCGAAAATGGCTGGGCACAGCAGGCGTTGACGCTGCCGGCCGTGGGATAGCGGACGTGGCCGATACCGTTCGAGCCGTTCAACTGCGCCAGATCGTCCTCGTCGAAGACGTCACCGACCAACCCCATCTCGACGTGGGAGTGCTGCTGGAAGCCGTCGTGGGTGACGATTCCGGCAGACTCCTGGCCGCGGTGCTGGAGAGCATACAGAGAGTAGTAAAGCGGTCGGGCGGCGCTACGATCCTCCAGAGAGATGCCGACAACGCCGCACTTCTCGTGCATCGTCGATCCTATTCGCCTGCTTTGCTCTGCCACTCGTACTCACGTCGCTTCGCCGATTTGCCGAAGCCACAGGACGCGCAGACGCCCTTCTTGACGTGATAGGACTTGTTTCCACAGCGTCGGCATTTGACGTGTGTGGTCTGGTTCTTCTTGCCCTGGCTCGGAGTTCCTGCACCAGTCATGGACTAATCGTGACGACGTTATCGCCGCGTATAATCGTTGTGTCTTCGCCCTCTTCGATGACGAGGTTCATGTGCTGGTCGTACCCGGCCAGCACGCCCGTGAACATCTCGCCGTCTTTGAGGTGTACCGTTACCTCCTCTTCGAGCGACGCTTCGAGTACGTCAAGCGGTCGGCCACTCATGCCTCTAGGCGCTAACCTCTCGGGCTTAAACGTACCGGCTCCGACCAGTCAGTGTGTCACCGCAACAGGATTTCTTCTACGCCGCTGTCACACGCCGGGCACGTCTCGTGGTCACGCGCGAACGCCCTCCCGCACCCCGAGCACTCGTATACTCGCAGTTGAGACTGCTCAGACTCGGTCCGGCTGATGGCTCTTTCTACCTCGTTTCCCAGGGACATGGCACCACTTCTAAACAATAGCGCTCTAGTCTCTTAGCGTTTGTTGACTGTTACCATACAAACTACACCTGTTGTGAGTCGGCACGTCGACGCCGACCCTTTTAGTAGGAGCCAGTCGAATCACCGGTGATGAATCTCGACAACGAGGCCGAGGAGCTCGCCTCCGCTCTCGGCACAGACAAACAGGAGGTCAAACGCGATCTGGAGAACCTGGTGTCCTACAGCGTCCCGCTGGAGGAAGCAAAGCAGAGTCTCCGCCGGAAGTACGGCGACGGCGGCGACAGCGGCGGGCCCGAACCCGAGAGCAAGGACCTGGCCAACGTGACGACCGAGGACTCGAACGTCACCGTCACGGGCCGGATCCTGACCCTCGGCAAGCGCTCGATCCGCTATCAGGGCGCTGATCACACGATCTACGAGGGCGAGATTGCCGACGCGACTGGCAAACTCTCTTACACTGCATGGGAGGACTTCGGACTGGCAGCCGGTGACACCATCCGCGCTGGAAACGCCGGCGTCCGCGAGTGGGAGAGCAACGCCGAACTCAACCTCGGCGAATCGACGAGCGTCGAGACGCTCGACGAGCCACTCGACGTCCCCTACGAGATCGGCGGCGACACCGATCTGATCGACGTCGAACCCGGCGACCGCGGTCTCAACGTCGAGGTCAGCGTCGTCGACTCCGAACAGAAGGTCATCGACGGCCGCGACGGTGAAACGACGATTCTCAGCGGCGTCCTGGGCGACGAGACGGCCCGCCTGCCGTTCACTGACTGGGACCCTCACTCCGAGATTGAAGCTGGCGGGTCCGTCCGCATCGAGAACACCTACGTCCGAGAGTTCCGGGGCTCGCCCTCGATCAACGTCTCGGAGTTTTCGCGTGTCACAGCGCTCGACCGCGAGGTCGAGGTCGCCGAGAACGCACCTCGGCTATCGATAAAGCAGGCGCTCGACTCCGGCGGGATGTTCGACGTCGAGTTGCTGGGCAACGTTATCGCGGTTCGGGACGGCTCGGGATTGATCGAGCGCTGTCCCGAGTGTGGACGCATCGTCCAGAACGACCAGTGTCGAACCCACGGGCAGGTCGAGTCGGTCGAAGACCTCCGGACCAAGGCGATCCTCGACGACGGTTCGGGGACCGTGACGGTCATTCTGGACGACGAACTCACCGAAGTAATATACGGGGGAGACGTCGACGACGCCCGCGAGCACGCCCGCGACGCGATGGACAAGGAAGTCGTCGCCGACGCCATCCGTGAGGAACTGGTCGGCAGGGAGTTCCGCGTCCGGGGGACGCTGAGTATCGACGACTACGGCGCGAACCTCAACGCCGACGAGTTCGCCGAGGTCGAGGACGACCCCGCAGACCGCGCCGCGGCGCTGCTCGCGGAGGTGGACGTATGAGCGACTCCGAAGACGGCGGGCCGGGCCGCCGGGAGACGGCCTACCGGCTGTTCGCCAGCGAGTTCGAGGACGCGGACTTCTCCTACGCCGAGAGCGACGAGGAACGCACGCCGAACTACGTCGTCACACCCACCGGAGCACGGATCAATCGCCTGTTCGTCGTCGGCGTCCTGACGGAAGTCACACCCGTCAGCGACGACGTGCTCCGGGCGCGTGTGGTCGACCCGACTGGTGCGTTCGTCGTCTACGCCGGCCAGTACCAGCCCGAAGCGCAGGCCTTCCTCGACCGCGCCGAGCCGCCGACGTTCGTCGCCGTCTCCGG
The Halapricum salinum genome window above contains:
- a CDS encoding 2,5-diamino-6-(ribosylamino)-4(3H)-pyrimidinone 5'-phosphate reductase, translated to MHVVVNAAMSADGKLSTREREQIAISGPDDFERVDSLRADSDAVMVGVGTVLADDPSLTVDSATRIEARTDQGKPPQPARIVADSSLRTPLDARILDDAAETILLVSDAVADSRVSALEDDGVTVVTAGDGRVDLRAAFAELEAMGLDQVMVEGGGELIFSLFEADLLDELSVFVGSVVIGGRDAPTLADGDGFVADFSRLELRTVERLDDGVLLRYDVQ
- a CDS encoding cryptochrome/photolyase family protein, which produces MTVLVLGDQLTATRGPLSRRPDDRVLMIEATEFARRHPYHPHKLTLVFSAMRHFRDDLRARGRSVDYRQVETFADGIDAHLREHPGDELVVMRPPSYRGGNRLRDLVDEHDGSLDVVQNDLFLCSSESFDEWAGDRSSYRHEDFYRFVRRETGYLMEGGDPVGGQWNYDDQNRETPPDGYEPPEPPAFEPDETTREVVEWVTETFAGEYDEPPYGGDWADPEPFRWPVTQEQARAVLDHFVTERLDDFGPYQDAMRTDSWAMHHSLLSAALNLGVIHPRRILDRVTNAAEERDVPLNSVEGFVRQVLGWREFMRHVYRREMPDLASANQLDQTEPLPELFWTGETDMACLSDVVDGVRERGYSHHIERLMILSNFATLLGVEPQALNRWFHAAYVDAYHWVTTPNVVGMGTFGSAVLSTKPYVSSANYVDTMSDYCNDCHFYKTKATGERACPFNSLYWDFLDRNADKLRNNHRMNLVYSHLDDKDEAEIETIRDRAASLRERARRGDL
- a CDS encoding DUF5783 family protein, with the protein product MTSFDPEKFEDKYEHYFTELQQAYKQAFDAMSDRHSSDLVHGVDQRVLAESEPFYEGDGQFRVELPEDAVARLTGEFPLSDAELQEVYDEYTDEIERQLRSVFDLE
- a CDS encoding iron-sulfur cluster biogenesis protein NfuA translates to MSTESEDGTSDLEDRIANFLRRNFPQIQMHGGNAAIQELDPEKGEVTIALGGACSGCGISPMTIQAIKTRMTKEIPEIDTVHANTGGGGGMGAGADSPSVPGESRGGSIGGEDDEGPQAPF
- a CDS encoding ketopantoate reductase family protein — translated: MTVVVFGAGSLGSLLGGLLARTDDVTLVGRDPHVSTVREHGLSIEGEIRETATPDAATEIPADLSSVDLALVTVKSYDTAEAARALQACEPEIVLTVQNGLGNEQTLAQTLDSTVLAGTCTYGALLTEPGVVRCTGLGEVVLGARDGSHSPTADRVGAAFEQAGIEATVASDMPRRLWEKLAVNAGINATTALARIENGALAAGPARDVATAAARETARVARAAEIDLTDDDAVAAVQSVAASTADNESSMYQDLQQGRRTEIDAINGAVVDRASEPVPVNETLTSLVRAWEDARDIRKI
- a CDS encoding DUF7130 family rubredoxin-like protein, with the protein product MDRSAETDVDVTFGTEIYDQKGNRLGTVRGFDEHGFFVSTDQGITALSGEHISSGIAGEAELTWRCYECGAIGDIEELPEDGCPDCGAPQEDIYYHLQD
- a CDS encoding ATP-binding response regulator, giving the protein MATRPQVLFVRNPDGGGHLAAALKDAGLDVVTAESARSAATTLEARTPQCVVSQYAVPPESGTETDGGATVREAVTSIDPDLPFILVSDIEHYDDAREQFDEDIFGYVPLREDTDTVKLLLRQIQSAISQLPARRRAAMQAQINEVIRQVNGTLVRARDREEIEQSVVDVLTQSHRYRWACLASVDTQAGTAAPRTGGRGGADEGWRDRDRERALTIAHQQPLVEAKEEGETVVSRLTTERTLPGEDAGTVTQMESVFAVPLDYEGSHYGVLAVYSNRASAFQTDERRALREAARNVALAIHAAEARVELRERTRALKRQHDRLEEFARVISHELRHPLQVAMGRLEIVEDVANGEDLLFDQIDTIERNHTQMEQLIDDLVALARENARQHESEPTSLPVTARRAAGMVDGPGPTLRIDTEAFVDADPERLRHLFEVVFEFAVDRAGDTATLGVERLDSDAGFAVVSTDDALPDADPEELFQMHPEPSDARRISMRIIMNIIESHDWSFDVESRGEETRFVFTNVEFI
- a CDS encoding DUF420 domain-containing protein; amino-acid sequence: MQTTIRRRLPLVTGLLTVVSLVAVVAAVRQAIPDALLPPVPHSILAAIPHLNALLSAAAIVTIIAGWRSIQADDVDRHRRLMLTSLGLFLGFLALYLLRVAIEGPTSFGGPEWLKLWVYYPILGVHMLLAIVCIPLVYHVLLLGLTHAPAELSETLHPRLGRIAATLWLISFSLGIVVYLMLYVLPL
- the purF gene encoding amidophosphoribosyltransferase; amino-acid sequence: MHEKCGVVGISLEDRSAARPLYYSLYALQHRGQESAGIVTHDGFQQHSHVEMGLVGDVFDEDDLAQLNGSNGIGHVRYPTAGSVNACCAQPFSVSFKSGSLGLSHNGNLVNTPDIRSELADLGHAFTSDGDTEVIAHDLARNLLESDLVRAVKRTMNRIHGSYSLTIMHDDTVLGVRDPQGNRPLCIGDLGDGYVLASESAAIDTLDGELVRDVQPGELVVLHPDGTGYDTYQLVDADSTAHCFFEHVYFARPDSNIDEKLVYDVRRELGRKLYEENGIDTDVVLPVPDSGRAFASGYADAAQDAGADVDFAEGLMKNRYVGRTFIMPTQDERERAVRLKLNPIKNTVEGKSVTLIDDSIVRGTTSTQLVQLMRDAGAEEVHVRIGAPPIIAPCYMGIDMASREELIAADKSIEEIREEIKADSLSYLSIDAIADALDSTRGDLCLGCVTGEYPYDIEDEATDREVNRPTIEPSPADD
- a CDS encoding 50S ribosomal protein L37e, which translates into the protein MTGAGTPSQGKKNQTTHVKCRRCGNKSYHVKKGVCASCGFGKSAKRREYEWQSKAGE
- a CDS encoding LSM domain-containing protein, which encodes MSGRPLDVLEASLEEEVTVHLKDGEMFTGVLAGYDQHMNLVIEEGEDTTIIRGDNVVTISP
- a CDS encoding Single-stranded DNA binding protein; this encodes MNLDNEAEELASALGTDKQEVKRDLENLVSYSVPLEEAKQSLRRKYGDGGDSGGPEPESKDLANVTTEDSNVTVTGRILTLGKRSIRYQGADHTIYEGEIADATGKLSYTAWEDFGLAAGDTIRAGNAGVREWESNAELNLGESTSVETLDEPLDVPYEIGGDTDLIDVEPGDRGLNVEVSVVDSEQKVIDGRDGETTILSGVLGDETARLPFTDWDPHSEIEAGGSVRIENTYVREFRGSPSINVSEFSRVTALDREVEVAENAPRLSIKQALDSGGMFDVELLGNVIAVRDGSGLIERCPECGRIVQNDQCRTHGQVESVEDLRTKAILDDGSGTVTVILDDELTEVIYGGDVDDAREHARDAMDKEVVADAIREELVGREFRVRGTLSIDDYGANLNADEFAEVEDDPADRAAALLAEVDV